CCAGCACGTTAGGAGACGAATATCCCGAAAAGGACGGTATCTCAACTACCTCATCCTTCTTGGTCAAGCACGAGACAGAACAATGGCTCCTCATCCCCCTCATTCAGGATGAAAACCATCTGGGCGTCCTAAGCCTTGGAAAACATTCGCCTCACAATGACTTCAACCAGATGATTATGAACCTGACCGAGCCCATTGCGACCCTGGTCACAACGGCCATCATCAAATCGGACTTGATGGACTCCTTACGCGAAAAAATGCATCATCTTCAACGATTGAATGACGTCAGCCAGCAATTAACAAGTACATTAAATATGGACTTGGTTTTTGAGAGGATCATTGACAGCGCTTTAGAAATTCTGCATGCAGAATCCGGGGCAATATTAATTGCCAACGATGCAAAAGATATATTAATTATCCGAATCACAAGAGGCGCACCCTGGACCCATCTCGTCGGTCGAGGCATCCCAGTTAATCAAGGGATCGCAGGGACGGCCTACGCAGAACGTCACTCCATCATTTGTAATGAAAATATACTTGAAAGAATAATGAAATGGGATGATATCGATCCGGCGTCATTGAACGTTAGCAATATCCTATCTGTCCCATTGATCGTTCAAGATGAAGCCTTTGGCATTCTTGAAGTCTTCAATAAGGAAAACGGGTTACCCTTCACGAATATTGATGTGGAAATCCTGGAGGGTTTCGCCGCTCAGGCAGCAATTGCCCTGAATAATGCCAGTAAGTATGCAAAAGCCGATCAAGCGCTGGAACAGCGAATTGACGAACTCACCATCATGCAGAAGATCGATAAAGATCTTCATACCAGCCGGGAACTCAGTACGGCTCTTCAGACCACACTGTCCTCAGCTTTAACCTATACGAAGGTGCAATCCGGCAGTATTATGCTGGTGGATACGTATTACCATGAGATTGATGATATCTGGCAGAGGCTTCCCGGTTCGGATCAATGTAAACCATACAACCTGTTCGAATTGAGTGCTTTTCCCTGGTTCTCCGATGAACTGGAAGATCCCTATCAAATCATCTTTGAAGACCCGGACGCACTTTCCGATCAATTAGGCCTTGAAGGAAAATATCAGGCCCATTTGATGATAACCTCCAAACTGGATGATGATCTCTATTCTCTCCTGATCCTTCACCTTGAAGACGCCAACACCTTCAAAGAACAGGATTTGGACTTCCTCTTGGGGTTGAATAACCACGCCATGATTGCCTTGCGGAACGCCATCCTTTATGAAGACCTGAATCATGCCATCAATGCCAAGAACGAATTCATCAGCTTCATTTCCCATGAGCTCAAGAACCCGCTGACGGCCATCAAAGGCCACGCGGATATCCTTGCCAAAGGTATGGTTGGCGATGTGAACCCCGAACAGGAAGATTTCCTCAAGACCATTTCTCACAATGTCCGCCGGATGAGTACCTTCATCACGGATCTCGCCGATCAATCCCAAATCGAATCAAAATCCCTTCGCTTTGTTTTTGACACTTCTGATGTCATTGACATGATTAATGAAGTCCTGCAATCCTATGGGCAGCAGCTCAGAGGTAAATCCCAGAAGGTTATTCAGAATTACCCGGAGGATCTGCCCCAGGTTTGGTGTGACCGGCAGCGTATGATCCAAATCCTTGCCAACCTGATTTCTAATGCCATCAAGTACACACCAGAAGAAGGAACGATCACGATTTCCGCCGAACATACCTTCAACGATTGGGACCCCAAAGGCGCCGCGGAAGTGGTCCACATCACCGTGCAGGACACCGGCTATGGCATTGATTATGAGGATCAGCCCCACCTCTTCAATAAGTTCTTCAGAGGGACAAATGAGAAAATCCTCAAGATCTCCGGCACGGGTTTAGGCCTCCGGATTTCCAAGAGTCTAACAGAGATGATGGGTGGCACAATGTGGTTCGAGAGCACACCCGGTGAAGGCTCCACCTTCCACTTCACTGTTCCGATCTAAGAAACAAGACTTAAAAAGTAAGACGCCCCATCAGGGGCGTCTTTTATTATCTCTTGATTTCTAGAATAAGTGGAACGCTGCAATTAATGGAGCAAAGAGCGAGGAAACCAGCGACATAACCGTGATCAGTGTATTCAGAGAAGGACCAGCCGTATCTTTGAAGGGATCACCGACTGTATCGCCAACTACGCCGGCCTTGTGCGCATCGGAACCAGGGCCACCGAACTGACCGGTTTCAATGAACTTCTTGGCATTATCCCAAAGACCGCCGGAATTAGCCATCAACAAAGCGAAGATCACACCGGTGAAGATTGAACCACCCAGGAAACCGCCCAAAGCGTTCGGCCCAAGCAGGAAGCCAATTAATAAAGGCAGACCGACCGCCAGGAAAGCTGGCATAACCAGAGATGTTAGAGCACCTTGCGCCGCCAAACCAACACAAGTGGCATAATCCGGTTTTGAAGTACCTTTAAGAATGCCGGGGTCCTCCCTGAACTGGCGGCGAATCTCCTCAATCATGTCAAAGGCGTTATGCGTGACGGAAAGCATAGTCAGCGCTGAGAATAAAGGCGGTGTCATGGCACCCAGGAACACCCCGGCCACAACGATCGGGTCCTTGAGGCTGAGACTGATCTCCGTCCCACTGGCCGTCACAACCTCTGTATAAGCAGCGAAAAGTGCCAACACGGTCAGCGCGGCCGCACTGATGCTGAAGCCCTTGGTGATCGCCTTGGCTGTGTTGCCAGCTGCGTCCAGCGTGTCGGTGGTTGTGATCACATGGCTATCCATCCCAGCCATTTCCGCAATACCGCGGGCATTATCCACAATCGGACCATATGCATCTGCGGAGACAATCATACCGCTGATGGCGAGCATACCCACCGCGCTGATCCCAATTCCGTAAATGCCAGGCAGGCCAGTTGCTTCCGCCAGGTAATAAGAAAGAAGCGTGGCAACGGCAATCCCAATCACAGAGGGGACAATGCTGATCAGGCCATAGCTGAACCCGGTAATGATGTTGATAGCGGCACCTGAACCGGAAACTCGCGCTGTCTCGTAGACAGGCTTGCGGTCTTCCGAAGTGAAGTAATCAGAGGTAAAGCCAATGACCACCCCTGTCACCAAGCCGGTCAATGTGGCCCACAGAATGCCAATATTAATATCACTCAACACCACTAACAGGGCAACCATCCCTGCAAAGATCACAGTAGTTAAAACTGTACCAAAGTTCAAGGCTGGGCCGGGCTTCCCATTCTTCCCCACCCGCACAAACTGAATGCCAATCAATGAGGCTGCAATACCTAAAGTACACAGGATCAGCGGGAGTACGACATACTTCACATCCATTGTTGATGAGGCCGCAGCCAAAAGCATAACGGCTACCGTCGAAGCGACATAGGAGTCAAAAATATCTGCGCCCATACCTGCAACATCACCGACGTTATCACCGACGTTGTCGGCAACCACTGCCGGATTGCGGGGATCGTCTTCAGGAATCCCGACTTCGACCTTACCCACCAAGTCAGCTGCAATATCAGCTGTCTTGGTATAAATACCGCCACCGGCTTTCGCCAGCAGCGCCAGGGCAGAAGCGCCAAAGCTGAAGCCAAGGACCGTTTCAGCTGAACCTGTCAGCATGTAAATCACCGTCATGCCGAGGACAGCCAGGCCAACCATCGCCAGGCCCATCACGGAACCGGCATAGAAGGAGAGCTTGAAAGCTTTGTTGAGGGACTCGTTTGCAGCCGTTGCCGTACGGACATTCGCTTCAACTGCGATGCCCATTCCCATATAGCCGGCAATTGCAGAACAAACGGCCCCGGAAATAAAGGCTATTGCCATCCGAATACCATTCATGGGTTGAATGGTCGCTTGCCCTGCAGCAACATCCACCAGGTCAAAGCTGAACACGATGGCGATGATGAAGCCTAAAATAATGGCAACAATCGACAGAGCAAAATAAAGTCGCTTGAGGTAGGTTTGCGCCCCTTCACGAATCCATGAGGCCACTTCCTGGGCCTTTTCGGTCCCGGGATCCTGCCGTTTGACCCAAAAATAAAGAAATACCGCCACGCCAATTGAAATGACGCTCGCGATGATACTGATATAAAGCCAAGTTTTTTCCATTATTTACTCCTAATAAAAACTTTCCAGTAAACGATGCCACATAGGGCATCATCCATAATTTACATATTTGCTGATCGCCACCAGCGGTAATTATTCTCGCGCAGGGTTTCTTTTTCTGGCATCGGATAATAAAGCAGTTTCTGGCCGTTACCAACAAAGAAGCCGTTTTTCACTGTGCGATATGCGATCTGAGAAGAGCTGGCCCGATCTACCATCTTTGTCGCTACGGGTTTTGTCTTCAGGTCTTTCAAGACGCCTCGCAGATGGTCCATGTTCTTATATGGCAGGTCACCCACTTCACCCATCTCGGGATCTTCTGCCAATTCGCCAAGCCGTAACTCGGTAAAGGCAATCGCCGGGAGGGTCACCAGTGAGGTTGGATTCTTCACGATCAGATCATAAAAATCCAGAGGGTTCAAGCGGCTGGCAACCAGAGGAGAAACTGGCGCAATCTCTTTATACAAATGCAATCCACTTTCCATCTCTGGGATCACATCCGTTGATTCCAGACCAAGGGTCCGGCCATCCTGCGTTGTGAGGTAAAGCTGCCCCATAACGCTGTTATCAATATGCTCCAACACCCGATACACCGAGATGTAAATTGAGGACTTAGCCGAACCATCCTCATGCGGGATACAGCGTGCAATCCCTTCCGGGATCCTAAAATACTTACTTCTGAATTTGGGGTCTATCTCAAAAAATATAGCCTGACCGCTTGATTTCTTCTCGGTCCCCACGGCGTAATAAGCACCGAATTCTTCCGGGGACAACATCGAAGCAATTAAAGCCTCAGGCATCAGAGATAGATAAAGATGAACAGTCACAATATCCTCCTTTGAAGGCTTTTCCGAAAATGTGATCGAAATCTGAACCATCACATTTTTTTAATAAAGACAAACTTATTATAACATTGATGCCTTATCGGCTTTCTGCGGCTTAATCTTAAAAAGTTGATTCCCAACCTTAAAGAACGGTTGGGAATCAGAGAGAAGAGAAAGGTTGATTATCAGGTTAGTATGCCAGATTTATCTCAGGCAACCTTTGGCGGATATCATCTTTGGTTATCTCATAGCCATCTTCTTTGAGGCGACCCTGGTTATAGGCGTCATAGGACGCCATATCCAGCAAGCCATGCCCGGAAAGATTAAAAAGGATCACCCGCTTTTCGCCTTTGGCCTTCGCATCCAGCGCTTCATCGATTGCCGCGCGGATGGCATGAGCTGATTCAGGCGCCGGGATGATACCTTCCGTCTGGGCAAAGATACTGGCGGCCTCAAAGGTTGGCATCTGCGGCACGGCAATAGCCTCAATGTACCCTGCGTCATAGAGGGCGCAAATTTGAGGTGACATCCCGTGATAGCGCAGCCCCCCAGCGTGGATCGATGCCGGGACGAAATCATGCCCCAGGGTGTACATCTTAACCACGGGTGCCATCTTGGCGGTGTCGCCATAGTCGAACGCATAAATGCCCTTGGTCAATGTCGGGGTAGCTTCCGGTTCCACGGCCAACAAGCGGGTGTTCTTGCCACCCTTCAGGTTCTCATGCAGGAACGGGAAAGCAATCCCACCAAAATTGGAGCCGCCGCCTACGCAGCCGATCACCACGTCAGGATATTCACCAGCCAGGTCCATCTGCTTGAGCGCTTCCTGCCCAATCACCGATTGATGCAGAAGGACATGATTCAATACAGAACCAAGGCTGTACTTCTTTCTGCCCTCCGATTTGACGGCAACTTCCACCGCCTCCGAGATGGCAATGCCCAGCGAGCCAGGATTATTAGGATCTTCTGCCAAAAGCCTGCGTCCATAATCCGTGCGATCGGTCGGGCTGGCATACACCTCCGCACCATAGGTCTGCATGATGATCCGGCGATAAGGCTTCTGATCAAAAGAAACCTTCACCATATACACTTCCAGATCCATGTCAAAGAATTTCGCTGCCATGGATAGTGCCGATCCCCACTGACCAGCGCCGGTCTCCGTGGTTAGTGCTTTGGTGCCATCCAGCTTATTGAAATAGGCCTGAGCAACAGCGGTATTGCATTTATGACTGCCAGAGATGGATGCCCCTTCATTCTTGAAATAAATATGGGCAGGCGTATCCAGGAATTTCTCCAGCCTGCGAGCTCGGATCAACGGTGTTGGCCGCCAGAGCTTATAGATCTCCCGGACTTCCTCTGGGATGTCAATGTACCGGTCAGTGCTGACCTCCTGCATGATCAGGGACATCGGGAACAGCACATTGAGGAATTCCGGCGTGATCG
This Chloroflexota bacterium DNA region includes the following protein-coding sequences:
- a CDS encoding sodium-translocating pyrophosphatase, whose product is MEKTWLYISIIASVISIGVAVFLYFWVKRQDPGTEKAQEVASWIREGAQTYLKRLYFALSIVAIILGFIIAIVFSFDLVDVAAGQATIQPMNGIRMAIAFISGAVCSAIAGYMGMGIAVEANVRTATAANESLNKAFKLSFYAGSVMGLAMVGLAVLGMTVIYMLTGSAETVLGFSFGASALALLAKAGGGIYTKTADIAADLVGKVEVGIPEDDPRNPAVVADNVGDNVGDVAGMGADIFDSYVASTVAVMLLAAASSTMDVKYVVLPLILCTLGIAASLIGIQFVRVGKNGKPGPALNFGTVLTTVIFAGMVALLVVLSDINIGILWATLTGLVTGVVIGFTSDYFTSEDRKPVYETARVSGSGAAINIITGFSYGLISIVPSVIGIAVATLLSYYLAEATGLPGIYGIGISAVGMLAISGMIVSADAYGPIVDNARGIAEMAGMDSHVITTTDTLDAAGNTAKAITKGFSISAAALTVLALFAAYTEVVTASGTEISLSLKDPIVVAGVFLGAMTPPLFSALTMLSVTHNAFDMIEEIRRQFREDPGILKGTSKPDYATCVGLAAQGALTSLVMPAFLAVGLPLLIGFLLGPNALGGFLGGSIFTGVIFALLMANSGGLWDNAKKFIETGQFGGPGSDAHKAGVVGDTVGDPFKDTAGPSLNTLITVMSLVSSLFAPLIAAFHLF
- a CDS encoding GAF domain-containing protein, producing the protein MKASFSKNKLALNLLLAIYLAIAVFTLITVTVQTVFWVQRPFPGGFFDVNNNHIPVVNIFKHNKWALQDEKLAHGSILISVNGITLTKSTTLRDLLSSAEQGDIFVLGIQENGQIRDIEITLSHFTLAESIFYFFIPILASTACLLLGLWSFTDQLNRPISALETTLATSLSLIYVAFFDFFTVHHFNVILFVAMGMAVGSVLQMALSLPKERKWDKPSRGLTLIGFIPPMLLASYGIHQMTSPIAQGRHYLAIISYLIISSIISGIILGIVVFFDRIKGKSPLVTRHSENFIIALFVSLTPLTIQWIVNWINHTFPPINPLFLFPLIILPATVIQITRKFRTEKINKKAFRILLFILIIIFFGLAYTGIVYALNRVLLVNIQPDNPLIIGSLAVVVVLLLDPIRKEVNKLLKDDETTSDDHLKKAMEFATVFTSISTRRDALTLMGDATWDIINADRINIFLYDQAEGGFLEYSLPGANKVESPALPKEAPIPAILIESKSHLFLQAGLQETKNIEKKQAGFSSLYSHLNIPIWGNFGLLGWIEAISQKKNKPYTDEDIKLIKSLASQFALVLERIDTIASLQQRLLEMEILNKFALTVNSVSDLDQLLAASFDHIQQVIPIDSLSLILKQPDPLGHQRVFLYQDGQILISTTNPSTLGDEYPEKDGISTTSSFLVKHETEQWLLIPLIQDENHLGVLSLGKHSPHNDFNQMIMNLTEPIATLVTTAIIKSDLMDSLREKMHHLQRLNDVSQQLTSTLNMDLVFERIIDSALEILHAESGAILIANDAKDILIIRITRGAPWTHLVGRGIPVNQGIAGTAYAERHSIICNENILERIMKWDDIDPASLNVSNILSVPLIVQDEAFGILEVFNKENGLPFTNIDVEILEGFAAQAAIALNNASKYAKADQALEQRIDELTIMQKIDKDLHTSRELSTALQTTLSSALTYTKVQSGSIMLVDTYYHEIDDIWQRLPGSDQCKPYNLFELSAFPWFSDELEDPYQIIFEDPDALSDQLGLEGKYQAHLMITSKLDDDLYSLLILHLEDANTFKEQDLDFLLGLNNHAMIALRNAILYEDLNHAINAKNEFISFISHELKNPLTAIKGHADILAKGMVGDVNPEQEDFLKTISHNVRRMSTFITDLADQSQIESKSLRFVFDTSDVIDMINEVLQSYGQQLRGKSQKVIQNYPEDLPQVWCDRQRMIQILANLISNAIKYTPEEGTITISAEHTFNDWDPKGAAEVVHITVQDTGYGIDYEDQPHLFNKFFRGTNEKILKISGTGLGLRISKSLTEMMGGTMWFESTPGEGSTFHFTVPI
- a CDS encoding TrpB-like pyridoxal phosphate-dependent enzyme, giving the protein MSNEQYKYLLNDTDIPKYWYNINADLPVPPAPVLNPQTLEPITPEFLNVLFPMSLIMQEVSTDRYIDIPEEVREIYKLWRPTPLIRARRLEKFLDTPAHIYFKNEGASISGSHKCNTAVAQAYFNKLDGTKALTTETGAGQWGSALSMAAKFFDMDLEVYMVKVSFDQKPYRRIIMQTYGAEVYASPTDRTDYGRRLLAEDPNNPGSLGIAISEAVEVAVKSEGRKKYSLGSVLNHVLLHQSVIGQEALKQMDLAGEYPDVVIGCVGGGSNFGGIAFPFLHENLKGGKNTRLLAVEPEATPTLTKGIYAFDYGDTAKMAPVVKMYTLGHDFVPASIHAGGLRYHGMSPQICALYDAGYIEAIAVPQMPTFEAASIFAQTEGIIPAPESAHAIRAAIDEALDAKAKGEKRVILFNLSGHGLLDMASYDAYNQGRLKEDGYEITKDDIRQRLPEINLAY